The proteins below are encoded in one region of Saccopteryx leptura isolate mSacLep1 chromosome 1, mSacLep1_pri_phased_curated, whole genome shotgun sequence:
- the LOC136387518 gene encoding uncharacterized homolog isoform X2 translates to MPFSEHHVQGRRLVFENMYLGDSHLLLNTLCCCCHRKIWLHSGEACCHRRSEPPRP, encoded by the exons ATGCCCTTCTCAGAGCATCATGTCCAGG GAAGAAGACTggtctttgaaaatatgtatttggGAGATAGTCACCTGCTGTTGAATACCTTGTGCTGTTGCTGCCATAGGAAAATCTGGTTACACTCCGGGGAGGCCTGCTGCCACCGCAGGAGCGAACCACCTCGGCCCTGA
- the LOC136387518 gene encoding uncharacterized homolog isoform X1, which yields MVASSVCPDQELNPGTPYAGPTLYSLNHWPKPKRRRLVFENMYLGDSHLLLNTLCCCCHRKIWLHSGEACCHRRSEPPRP from the exons atggttgcttcttctgtgtgccctgaccaagaattgaacccaggaactccatatgctgggccaacgctctattcacttaACCACTGGCCAAAACCTAAGA GAAGAAGACTggtctttgaaaatatgtatttggGAGATAGTCACCTGCTGTTGAATACCTTGTGCTGTTGCTGCCATAGGAAAATCTGGTTACACTCCGGGGAGGCCTGCTGCCACCGCAGGAGCGAACCACCTCGGCCCTGA